A window of the Streptomyces sp. NBC_01351 genome harbors these coding sequences:
- a CDS encoding DUF2330 domain-containing protein — protein MKRRIPALLFALLVTQLGALVNPAYACGCGAMVPHGQSRIGVDRETSVVRWDGRTEQIVMRFTVRGDAERAAWIMPVPGRATVQLGDGKLFDELAEETRPEHKTRYYFWPRNKDWPFSSNRRDGAGAALPGAGAPAVGVVGREQLGDFDVARLTATDPDALKNWLESNGFTLPDRLAAEVKPYVDQKWEYVAVRLAPREPGKKLRGDLDPLRIRFDSDRLVYPMRLSRMAKTPQSLGLYVLADHRMEPGSRIGGAAPKVTFAGTVTPEAGPLAELTDGKPVFLTAIDQEFPDPSRIDADHELRATAKDTTYRRTVHHDKLLTVGGEVPVWLLTVSAALVALAVWASALIRRRRRGGPGRPTAGHP, from the coding sequence ATGAAACGAAGAATTCCGGCCCTGCTGTTCGCCCTGCTCGTGACCCAGCTGGGCGCCCTCGTCAACCCGGCCTACGCCTGCGGATGCGGAGCGATGGTTCCGCACGGCCAGTCGCGGATCGGTGTGGACCGGGAGACCTCCGTCGTGCGCTGGGACGGCCGTACGGAGCAGATCGTCATGCGGTTCACCGTCCGGGGTGACGCGGAACGGGCCGCCTGGATCATGCCGGTCCCGGGGCGGGCCACGGTGCAGCTGGGCGACGGGAAGCTGTTCGACGAGCTGGCGGAAGAGACCCGGCCCGAACACAAGACCCGCTACTACTTCTGGCCCCGCAACAAGGACTGGCCCTTCTCCTCCAACCGCCGCGACGGCGCCGGCGCCGCCCTGCCGGGAGCCGGTGCCCCGGCGGTCGGCGTCGTCGGCCGCGAGCAGCTCGGCGACTTCGACGTCGCCCGGCTGACCGCCACCGACCCGGACGCCCTGAAGAACTGGCTGGAGTCCAACGGCTTCACGCTTCCCGACCGCCTCGCCGCCGAGGTCAAGCCGTACGTGGACCAGAAGTGGGAGTACGTGGCCGTACGCCTCGCACCCCGCGAGCCCGGCAAGAAGCTGCGCGGCGACCTCGACCCGCTGAGGATCCGCTTCGACAGCGACCGGCTGGTCTACCCGATGCGGCTCTCCCGGATGGCCAAGACCCCCCAGTCCCTCGGCCTCTACGTCCTGGCCGACCACCGCATGGAACCCGGCTCCCGGATCGGCGGCGCCGCGCCGAAGGTGACCTTCGCGGGCACCGTCACCCCCGAGGCCGGCCCGCTCGCCGAACTCACGGACGGCAAGCCGGTGTTCCTCACCGCGATCGACCAGGAGTTCCCGGACCCGAGCCGCATCGACGCCGACCACGAACTGCGCGCCACCGCCAAGGACACCACGTACCGCCGGACCGTCCACCACGACAAACTGCTCACGGTGGGCGGCGAAGTCCCGGTCTGGCTCCTGACGGTCTCCGCCGCCCTCGTGGCGCTCGCGGTGTGGGCATCGGCGCTGATCCGCCGCCGCCGCAGGGGCGGCCCCGGCCGGCCGACGGCCGGCCACCCGTAG